The following are encoded in a window of Bacteroidales bacterium genomic DNA:
- a CDS encoding T9SS type A sorting domain-containing protein: NSLAKIPAAGFSSKAINYKYQAEANQGKTYYQLKQYDFDGKWEMLSTIVANCEEKIDKEIQVYPIPANESVNILFPIDYIDVRISVIDVTGKQILEKNIGNIPQGEIINLPTSNFPKGTYTVNIISKYSSQAKLIVIN, translated from the coding sequence AATAGTTTAGCAAAAATTCCAGCAGCAGGATTTTCTTCTAAAGCTATAAATTATAAATATCAAGCTGAGGCAAATCAAGGAAAAACATATTATCAATTAAAACAATATGATTTTGATGGAAAGTGGGAAATGTTATCAACTATTGTTGCTAATTGCGAAGAAAAGATAGATAAAGAAATACAAGTTTATCCAATTCCTGCAAATGAGTCTGTAAATATTTTATTCCCAATTGATTACATTGATGTTCGCATAAGTGTTATTGATGTTACAGGAAAGCAAATTCTAGAAAAAAATATTGGAAATATTCCTCAAGGCGAAATAATAAATTTACCAACATCAAATTTTCCAAAAGGAACATATACTGTAAATATTATCTCAAAATATAGTAGTCAGGCTAAACTAATTGTTATAAATTAA